In Chaetodon trifascialis isolate fChaTrf1 chromosome 6, fChaTrf1.hap1, whole genome shotgun sequence, one DNA window encodes the following:
- the mfsd10 gene encoding major facilitator superfamily domain-containing protein 10 yields the protein MSAINKSAEDGGSFSSKVINIVFLILLLDLLGFTLILPLLPSILDHYAQTGDAIYQSLQSVVDWFREVVGIPLEKKYNTVLFGGLIGSLFSLLQFLLSPITGALSDQHGRRPLLILTTLGLMSSYAVWAVSRSFSMFLLFRVIGGICKGNVSLCTAIVADLPCPKARNRGMAMIGIAFSLGFTVGPLMGAYFAVSSRTTGSVFYQTPALLALAFSVADLLFIWLMLPETLTKDVKPSSSGFGDSSDLMNPLSLFHFSALTRATDPPSKESMQKLQVLGLVYFLYLFLFSGLEFTLSFLTHQRFHFTSMQQGKMFFFIGVIMALIQGGYARRIKPGHHIKAVRMAIITLIPAFILIGLSWNITMLYAGLALYSFAAAIVVPCLSTLVSDHGSANQKGTVMGILRSLGALARALGPVVSSSIYWIAGAQTCFLLTSASFIIPLALLRTAGRLKEE from the exons ATGTCAGCCATAAACAAATCTGCAGAGGATGGAGGCTCCTTCTCATCAAAGGTCATCAACATCGTTTtcctcatcctgctgctggaccTGCTGGGATTTACTCTGATTCTACCTCTGCTGCCTTCCATTTTGGACCATTATGCACAAACAGGG GATGCCATTTATCAGTCTCTGCAGAGTGTTGTGGACTGGTTCAGGGAGGTTGTGGGAATTCCTCTGGAAAAGAAATACAACACTGTCCTGTTTGGAG GTCTGATCGGGtcgctgttttctctgctgcagttccTGTTGTCGCCTATAACTGGGGCTCTGTCAGACCAACATGGCAGACGGCCATTGCTCATTCTTACCACA TTAGGGCTGATGTCCTCTTATGCTGTCTGGGCCGTTTCCCGGAGTTTCAGCATGTTCCTTTTGTTTCGAGTAATTGGGGGCATTTGTAAGGGCAACGTCAGCCTCTGCACCGCCATTGTGGCCGACTTGCCTTGCCCGAAAGCACGGAACCGAGGAATG GCCATGATTGGCATCGCCTTCTCCTTGGGCTTCACTGTGGGACCTCTGATGGGCGCCTACTTCGCCGTCAGCTCCAGAACAACAGGAAGTGTCTTCTACCAAACGCCGGCTCTGCTCGCTCTGGCCTTCAGTGTTGCTGATCTGCTGTTCATCTGGCTGATGCTGCCAGAGACGCTCACAAAGGATGTCAAG CCTTCATCCTCAGGGTTTGGGGACTCCAGTGACCTTATGAACCCATTATCTTTATTCCATTTTTCAGCCCTTACCAGGGCAACAGATCCACCTTCAAAAGAAA GCATGCAGAAACTTCAAGTGTTGGGGCTGGTTTATTTCTTATACCTCTTCCTGTTCTCTGGTCTGGAGTTCACGCTGAGTTTTCTGACTCATCAGCGCTTCCACTTTACAAG TATGCAACAGGGAAAGATGTTCTTCTTCATTGGTGTCATCATGGCTTTGATCCAAGGGGGTTATGCTCGCAGAATCAAACCTGGGCACCATATCAAGGCTGTTCGTATG GCAATAATAACATTAATCCCAGCATTTATTCTCATCGGGCTCTCATGGAATATAACCATGCTTTACGCTGGTTTGGCACTATACTCATTTG CGGCTGCGATAGTAGTCCCGTGTCTGTCAACGCTTGTGTCTGACCATG gatcagccaatcagaagggCACAGTGATGGGGATTCTGCGTAGTTTGGGTGCTCTGGCTAGAGCTCTGGGACCAGTTGTGTCATCCTCCA TTTACTGGATAGCTGGAGCTCAGACCTGTTTTCTTCTCACATCAGCCTCTTTCATTATCCCTCTGGCTCTCCTGAGAACTGCAGGGAGGCTAAAGGAGGagtga